The Aureispira anguillae genome contains a region encoding:
- a CDS encoding PepSY-associated TM helix domain-containing protein, giving the protein MKKKKALKQRLKKTARKIHLYLGILTGLIVFILALTGACLSFQDEIRDLSADYKVVDKAATPRLAASEIKALAQAVFPDKAIHGAVFGKETDAIEVIFYEAEPTFYQKVYLNPYTGEVLHVEDYLSGFLAFALKGHKTLWLPKPIGEVLVSYGTFLFLFVLLSGIVLWWPKNKRHLKQSLRFKWTSKTSLKKKIFSVHTVMGFYLSIFALIIAMTGAIIGLNWFYFIVFKAVGGTKAPQFIVPNNVSEPSNYADNTFYWDQLIPKVQKQIPNHESLELHYPESDSMAIYLEVSYTKGVYYNSDYRFYDQYSLQELNTNSIYGTYEQADFADKVIRMSYDIHVGAIFGLFGKIFVFCVSILLTILPLTGFWIWIKRRQERKMKLG; this is encoded by the coding sequence ATGAAAAAAAAGAAAGCTCTAAAGCAGCGTTTAAAAAAAACAGCAAGAAAAATACATCTTTATTTGGGTATCCTAACAGGATTAATTGTCTTTATTTTGGCCTTAACAGGGGCTTGTTTATCGTTTCAGGATGAAATAAGAGACCTATCGGCGGATTATAAAGTTGTTGATAAAGCCGCAACACCCCGCCTAGCAGCTTCAGAAATTAAAGCACTGGCACAGGCCGTTTTTCCTGATAAAGCAATTCATGGAGCGGTATTTGGAAAGGAGACGGATGCCATTGAAGTGATCTTTTATGAGGCGGAGCCAACGTTTTATCAAAAAGTCTATCTAAATCCATATACAGGAGAGGTTTTGCACGTAGAGGATTACCTTTCTGGTTTTTTAGCCTTCGCTCTCAAAGGACACAAAACATTGTGGTTGCCCAAGCCAATTGGGGAGGTATTGGTGTCTTACGGAACCTTTTTGTTTTTGTTTGTCTTACTCTCTGGTATCGTATTATGGTGGCCTAAGAACAAACGACACCTAAAACAAAGTCTTCGGTTTAAATGGACGAGCAAGACTTCTTTAAAGAAGAAAATTTTTAGTGTACATACTGTTATGGGCTTTTATTTGTCCATTTTTGCATTGATTATTGCTATGACGGGAGCTATTATAGGGCTGAATTGGTTTTACTTTATTGTTTTTAAGGCAGTGGGAGGAACCAAAGCGCCTCAATTTATTGTCCCCAATAATGTATCTGAGCCATCAAATTATGCAGATAATACTTTTTATTGGGATCAATTGATCCCTAAGGTACAAAAGCAGATCCCCAATCACGAAAGCCTAGAACTCCATTATCCAGAGTCTGACTCTATGGCCATTTACTTAGAAGTTTCTTATACCAAGGGCGTTTATTACAATTCTGATTATCGTTTTTACGATCAGTATTCTCTTCAAGAATTAAATACCAATTCTATTTATGGTACTTATGAACAGGCAGATTTTGCGGATAAGGTGATCCGTATGTCTTATGACATACATGTAGGGGCTATTTTTGGCTTATTTGGTAAAATCTTTGTCTTTTGTGTGAGCATATTGCTTACCATCTTGCCACTTACAGGTTTTTGGATTTGGATAAAAAGGAGGCAGGAAAGAAAAATGAAGCTGGGATAA
- a CDS encoding DUF4374 domain-containing protein, translated as MYNLNRFFCLLLATSFGLVACKDTIVEPTNVNSGITYALKTTGNDETEFLLTQEDLMQGELSAVNNGIEQTGWRFYYPVGKTLFASGYSDDNQCAGFAFDETGTLVNKGEFIFDNALEMFGSADNDQTLLAMEIPRAGFQNRRLYFIDVNTVGVKKIVGTKIFESTTDSLIAWPTALTVRGDKLFIPFQKLDVHGNFSTPEPDGALVAVYSYPNVGSQPEKIISDPRTCNIGVNGMTTGLIEADNGDLYSFSCGAVMAGFTALSSKPSAILRIKSGETEFDQNYFFDIEVATNGGKIFWFDYVGNNKAIARILTADNPTAPWGAYGRDIFNQKLVILDLENKTVTDVANVPLHAKRYTSPIFVEEGKVYVSIETAADAYVYQVDIATATATKGAKILGKTIKGFYDLR; from the coding sequence ATGTACAATTTAAATCGTTTTTTTTGTTTGTTATTGGCAACGTCTTTTGGTTTAGTCGCTTGCAAAGATACTATTGTGGAACCTACGAATGTAAATTCTGGAATTACATATGCATTAAAAACTACGGGGAATGACGAAACAGAATTTTTGCTCACGCAGGAGGATCTTATGCAAGGTGAATTATCTGCGGTGAATAACGGAATAGAACAAACAGGATGGAGGTTTTATTATCCTGTAGGAAAAACCTTATTTGCATCGGGGTATAGTGATGACAACCAATGTGCTGGATTTGCCTTTGATGAAACGGGAACCTTGGTGAATAAAGGAGAATTTATTTTTGATAATGCGCTAGAAATGTTTGGTAGTGCAGACAATGACCAGACCTTATTGGCAATGGAAATACCTAGAGCGGGATTTCAAAATAGAAGACTTTATTTTATTGATGTCAATACTGTGGGGGTAAAAAAGATTGTTGGAACCAAAATTTTTGAATCAACTACGGACTCTTTGATCGCTTGGCCAACAGCTTTGACCGTGCGAGGAGACAAATTATTTATTCCTTTTCAAAAATTAGACGTCCATGGGAATTTTTCAACGCCAGAACCTGATGGAGCATTGGTTGCGGTGTATTCTTATCCCAATGTAGGGAGTCAACCCGAAAAAATTATTTCCGATCCAAGAACTTGCAATATTGGAGTCAACGGGATGACTACTGGTTTGATTGAAGCAGATAATGGTGATCTTTATTCTTTCTCTTGTGGGGCGGTTATGGCTGGTTTTACTGCGCTTTCTTCCAAACCTTCTGCCATTCTAAGAATCAAATCAGGAGAAACGGAGTTTGATCAAAACTACTTTTTTGATATTGAGGTAGCAACCAATGGTGGAAAAATATTTTGGTTTGATTATGTGGGCAACAATAAAGCCATTGCTAGAATTTTAACAGCAGATAACCCAACAGCACCTTGGGGGGCTTATGGAAGAGATATTTTTAACCAAAAATTGGTAATCCTTGATTTAGAAAATAAAACGGTAACGGATGTGGCCAATGTTCCCTTGCACGCCAAGCGCTATACGTCTCCTATCTTTGTAGAAGAAGGAAAGGTTTATGTAAGTATTGAAACAGCTGCTGATGCCTATGTTTACCAAGTAGATATTGCTACCGCTACTGCTACAAAAGGAGCAAAAATATTAGGAAAAACAATTAAAGGTTTTTACGATTTACGCTAA
- a CDS encoding TonB-dependent receptor — MKLFSTFCVLLFLLCGLTWDSNAQTVEGQVVDESNEGLAYANVSISGEGFSLVAITDENGYYKLEQLPQGNLQLVVQYLGYQSVKKELTITTDKTIQLDIALAVAATVLKELEVVGQSKEEELKTSAYAVDVIATQSYKNLNIDLNQLINKTAGIHIRSVGGMGSAFNLSLNGLSGNRIRYFVDGVPMENLGTALSLNNYPVNLVKSIEIFKGVVPIDLSADALGGAINIVSDYKGKSFLDLSYSYGSFNTHQAAFNGQYSRPDKGYFITLNAFFNHSDNNYWMNDIPLYDELGNKVDEIDIQRFHDEYTSGMFKLKLGLLGKPFADELSLAFTGALNRNNYQNPDNNIKLSFGELHSKNKTFLLQLLYKKTFKKVALKVYSQWSTVTETVVDTSNKKYNWAGAYWFRDQSSARGELNERRSLFVLNDKLVNSSIQLSYKVHPRHQLDWTISQNFLYRKGKDEVDALRRSFLSPNYIHKNLLGSAYRLNTSDKRLEATAFVKGYWFNANLVTQDYDNKDVHTSVNSFFVGYGALATYHFPKIIQLKLSYERAYRIPESYEILGDGIYIRPNPNLSPEASHNINFGIYTSQIIRQFGLSYSLNGFYRNAEDYIRFVPIGPFGSYENINRVGVLGAETNLGVKYKKMLSLDANLTYQHLTDETQFDEGLLNTNYKSRLPNIPYLFANFRLGYHADLSLKKIHLTFYWSGRYVHQFYLTWEKLGNVSTKNSIPTQFIQDLSIECALQNGRYNIAATLNNFTNVRAYDNFNIQKPGIAFSLKLRCFLLK; from the coding sequence ATGAAACTCTTCTCCACTTTTTGTGTGCTGTTATTTTTGTTGTGTGGTCTTACATGGGATAGCAATGCTCAGACCGTAGAAGGACAAGTCGTAGATGAATCTAACGAGGGACTTGCCTATGCGAATGTTTCTATTAGTGGAGAGGGGTTTTCTTTGGTTGCGATTACCGATGAAAATGGATATTACAAATTAGAACAATTACCTCAAGGAAATTTGCAATTAGTGGTGCAATACCTCGGTTATCAATCGGTAAAAAAAGAGCTAACAATTACCACTGACAAAACAATTCAGTTGGATATCGCTTTAGCAGTAGCGGCAACGGTCTTAAAAGAATTGGAAGTAGTAGGACAGAGCAAAGAGGAGGAATTAAAAACCTCTGCTTACGCTGTAGATGTTATTGCTACTCAAAGCTATAAGAATTTAAATATTGATTTGAATCAGCTTATCAATAAAACAGCTGGAATTCATATTCGATCAGTGGGGGGCATGGGATCGGCTTTTAATCTCTCTCTAAATGGACTTTCTGGAAACCGAATTCGCTATTTTGTGGATGGTGTTCCGATGGAAAATTTGGGAACAGCCTTAAGCCTCAATAATTATCCTGTTAATCTAGTAAAAAGCATAGAAATTTTTAAAGGAGTTGTCCCTATTGATCTTAGTGCTGACGCTTTGGGGGGAGCCATCAATATTGTTAGCGATTACAAAGGAAAATCATTCTTGGATCTTAGTTATTCCTATGGCTCTTTTAATACCCATCAGGCTGCTTTTAATGGTCAATATTCTAGACCAGACAAGGGCTATTTTATAACCTTGAATGCCTTTTTTAATCATTCGGATAATAATTATTGGATGAATGATATTCCGCTCTACGATGAGTTAGGAAACAAGGTCGATGAAATTGACATTCAGCGTTTTCACGATGAATATACTTCTGGGATGTTTAAGCTTAAATTGGGCTTATTAGGAAAACCATTTGCCGATGAATTATCATTGGCTTTTACGGGGGCATTAAATAGAAATAATTATCAAAACCCTGATAACAACATCAAATTAAGTTTTGGAGAACTGCACAGTAAGAATAAGACGTTTTTACTTCAGCTTCTCTATAAAAAAACCTTTAAAAAGGTTGCTTTAAAAGTTTATTCTCAGTGGTCTACTGTAACGGAAACAGTGGTAGACACCAGCAATAAAAAATACAATTGGGCAGGTGCTTATTGGTTTAGAGATCAGAGTTCAGCTAGAGGAGAACTAAACGAACGAAGATCACTATTTGTTCTAAACGATAAATTAGTTAATTCCAGTATTCAGTTATCCTATAAAGTACATCCACGGCATCAATTGGATTGGACAATCAGTCAAAATTTTTTGTATAGAAAGGGAAAGGATGAAGTGGATGCACTAAGAAGATCGTTTTTGTCGCCCAATTATATCCATAAAAACCTATTGGGCTCGGCTTATCGCCTCAATACTAGTGATAAGCGATTGGAAGCAACCGCTTTTGTTAAGGGCTATTGGTTCAATGCTAATTTGGTTACCCAAGATTATGACAACAAAGATGTGCATACAAGCGTCAATTCCTTTTTTGTTGGTTATGGAGCCTTGGCAACCTATCATTTTCCTAAAATAATACAATTAAAACTATCGTATGAAAGGGCTTATCGGATTCCTGAATCTTACGAAATTTTAGGAGATGGCATTTACATTCGTCCCAATCCTAATTTATCACCCGAAGCCAGTCACAACATTAATTTTGGAATCTATACCAGTCAAATCATCCGTCAATTTGGGTTAAGTTATAGCTTAAACGGTTTTTATAGAAATGCAGAAGATTATATCCGTTTTGTGCCGATTGGTCCTTTTGGTAGCTATGAGAATATTAATCGTGTGGGGGTTCTAGGAGCAGAAACCAACCTTGGGGTAAAATACAAAAAGATGCTATCCTTAGATGCCAACTTGACTTATCAGCACCTCACGGACGAAACCCAATTTGATGAAGGTTTATTAAATACCAATTACAAAAGTAGACTTCCAAATATTCCTTATCTCTTTGCCAATTTTAGGTTGGGTTATCATGCTGACTTAAGCCTGAAAAAAATTCATCTAACTTTTTATTGGAGTGGTAGATATGTCCACCAGTTTTATTTGACTTGGGAAAAACTAGGGAATGTTAGTACAAAAAACAGTATTCCAACCCAATTTATTCAAGATTTGAGCATAGAATGTGCCTTGCAAAATGGTCGTTATAACATAGCGGCTACGCTGAATAACTTTACCAATGTGCGGGCTTATGATAATTTTAATATTCAAAAACCAGGAATTGCATTTTCTTTAAAATTAAGATGCTTTCTCCTGAAATAA
- a CDS encoding nitroreductase family protein, with protein sequence MKGKTKLELLTDVIRTRRSIYADDFLEQEIPDEIIKELIVNATWAPNYKCTEPWRFVVLRGKHRKELGKFMLDFYQREWSEKDFPPTRYEHTLNYPQNATMVVIIMQRSKKVKIQEWEELAAVACAVQNLWLSCAAQDIGGYWDSSAAAILYGANLGLKEHERCLGIFYMGYYDLATTKPKGKRKLLRKKLSWLA encoded by the coding sequence ATGAAGGGCAAAACAAAATTAGAGTTGTTGACGGATGTTATTCGGACTAGGCGAAGTATTTATGCGGATGATTTTTTAGAGCAAGAAATTCCAGATGAAATTATCAAAGAACTGATTGTAAATGCTACTTGGGCTCCCAATTATAAATGTACAGAGCCTTGGCGTTTTGTCGTATTGAGGGGAAAGCATCGAAAGGAATTGGGAAAATTTATGCTTGATTTTTACCAAAGGGAATGGTCAGAAAAGGATTTTCCTCCTACTCGCTATGAACACACGTTGAATTATCCCCAAAATGCTACCATGGTAGTGATTATCATGCAACGATCCAAAAAAGTAAAAATTCAGGAATGGGAAGAGTTAGCTGCGGTAGCTTGTGCGGTTCAAAACCTGTGGCTTTCCTGTGCGGCTCAAGATATTGGGGGGTATTGGGATAGCTCGGCGGCAGCCATTTTATATGGAGCCAATTTGGGGCTTAAAGAACACGAGCGCTGTTTGGGGATTTTTTATATGGGATATTATGATTTGGCAACAACAAAACCAAAAGGAAAGCGCAAGTTACTGCGCAAAAAATTATCCTGGTTAGCCTAG
- a CDS encoding IucA/IucC family protein has translation MNQDQINRHMIYEHLDAEIWQIVNRKQLKKAISEFTHERLLHPQQKNGEKSVYILYADTPSVYYQFEAKILALDHWQIKEDSLLKIKKNKEEPLDLLSFIVEFQQQLMISDKVLPTYLEELTSTLVSQAYKCQYQELDAKALVTGDFQQVEHAMIEGHPCFVANSGRIGFSGVDYRKFAPEAQQPFSIIWLAGHKDNTHYAAIEDLPYKQLLKQELGEALLADFNKELEDKGLSPTDFIFIPVHPWQWFNKLLLVFAKDIAQQKLVYLGESANQYLAQQSIRTLYNRDEPTKFYTKTALSIINMGFMRGLSPYYMKNTPAITTWINDLLEPDAYLQDCGFKMLGEVATVGYTNQHYDQLGASCPYNKMLSALWRESPMLKKKPNQRLMTMAAFLHVDYNGGAFLPQLIQASGLSVKEWLKAYLNCYFSSLLHCFFKYELVFMPHGENIIMILEDNVPVGIFMKDITEEILLYNKEIDLPEQVQRILVETTDEMKLLSLFTDVFDCYFRFMSAILNEHTAFSEASFWELVADCISDYQEAHPEYEEKYERYDLFVLEFKRCCLNRLQLGNNKQMLDLADPVNSLKFSGMLLNPIAVFKPELNVVD, from the coding sequence ATGAATCAAGATCAGATAAATCGCCATATGATTTATGAGCATTTAGACGCTGAAATTTGGCAAATTGTCAATCGAAAACAATTAAAAAAAGCCATTTCGGAGTTTACGCACGAACGGTTGCTTCATCCTCAACAAAAAAATGGAGAAAAATCGGTTTATATTTTGTATGCTGATACGCCTAGTGTCTATTATCAATTTGAAGCAAAAATATTAGCGTTAGATCATTGGCAAATCAAAGAGGATAGCCTTCTGAAAATAAAAAAGAATAAAGAAGAGCCCTTGGACTTGCTTTCTTTTATAGTCGAATTTCAACAGCAATTAATGATTTCGGATAAGGTCTTGCCAACATATTTAGAAGAGCTAACAAGTACCTTGGTTAGTCAGGCTTACAAATGCCAATATCAAGAATTGGATGCAAAAGCATTGGTAACGGGCGATTTTCAACAAGTTGAACATGCAATGATAGAGGGACATCCTTGTTTTGTAGCAAACAGTGGTCGAATTGGATTTAGTGGGGTGGATTATCGCAAATTTGCTCCAGAAGCCCAACAGCCCTTTTCTATTATTTGGCTGGCAGGGCATAAAGACAATACCCATTATGCAGCGATAGAGGATTTGCCGTATAAGCAGTTGTTAAAGCAGGAATTAGGAGAGGCGTTGTTGGCTGATTTTAATAAAGAATTAGAAGATAAGGGCTTAAGCCCAACCGATTTTATTTTTATTCCTGTTCATCCTTGGCAGTGGTTTAACAAACTGCTATTGGTATTTGCCAAGGATATTGCTCAGCAAAAACTCGTGTATTTAGGGGAATCAGCCAATCAATATCTTGCCCAACAATCTATTCGCACCCTTTACAATAGAGATGAGCCAACCAAGTTTTACACCAAAACAGCCTTGTCGATTATTAATATGGGCTTTATGAGAGGTTTGTCGCCTTACTATATGAAAAATACACCAGCTATTACGACTTGGATTAATGATTTGTTAGAACCTGATGCCTATCTACAAGACTGTGGCTTTAAAATGTTAGGAGAAGTGGCAACTGTTGGTTATACCAATCAACATTATGATCAGTTAGGAGCTTCTTGTCCTTACAACAAAATGTTGTCTGCTTTGTGGCGAGAAAGTCCAATGCTCAAGAAAAAGCCCAATCAGCGTTTGATGACCATGGCGGCTTTCTTGCATGTAGATTATAATGGAGGGGCTTTTTTGCCTCAGTTGATTCAAGCTTCAGGTCTGTCCGTCAAGGAATGGCTAAAGGCTTATTTGAACTGTTATTTTTCTTCTTTGTTGCACTGCTTTTTTAAGTATGAATTGGTTTTTATGCCACATGGAGAAAATATAATTATGATACTCGAAGATAATGTTCCTGTGGGGATCTTTATGAAAGATATAACAGAGGAAATACTCCTTTATAACAAAGAAATAGATTTGCCTGAGCAAGTGCAACGAATTTTGGTTGAAACAACGGATGAAATGAAACTTTTGTCTTTGTTTACCGATGTTTTTGACTGCTATTTTAGATTTATGAGTGCCATTCTAAACGAACACACCGCTTTTTCTGAAGCGTCTTTTTGGGAATTGGTTGCCGATTGTATAAGCGATTATCAAGAAGCACATCCAGAATACGAAGAAAAATACGAGCGCTATGATCTTTTTGTCCTTGAGTTTAAACGATGTTGTCTAAACCGTTTGCAACTTGGCAACAACAAACAGATGCTTGATTTGGCAGATCCTGTTAATAGCTTAAAGTTTTCGGGAATGTTGCTGAATCCAATTGCTGTTTTTAAACCAGAATTAAACGTAGTGGACTAA
- a CDS encoding GNAT family N-acetyltransferase, with the protein MMNESITKNKLQEQYPISFRALDLEQDAAMLLEWVKSPHAKYWGMLDANLKVLINVYEDLLAIPNYEVYIGEINGIPTFLMEAYDPKTELIGSHYNVLEGDWGMHILIKAPEKRISGFTWHIFSAVMDFLFQKDTCQRIIVEPDVENDKIHVLNKRAGFEYQKQVSLPDKTAFLAFCTYEQYCQTKYATL; encoded by the coding sequence ATGATGAATGAATCTATAACAAAGAACAAACTCCAAGAACAATATCCAATCTCTTTTAGAGCGCTTGATTTAGAACAAGATGCAGCTATGTTGTTGGAATGGGTAAAAAGTCCTCATGCAAAATATTGGGGGATGCTAGATGCCAACTTAAAGGTACTAATCAATGTCTACGAAGATCTGTTAGCCATTCCCAATTATGAGGTTTATATCGGTGAAATAAATGGCATACCTACTTTTTTGATGGAAGCTTATGATCCGAAGACAGAATTGATTGGTTCGCATTATAACGTCTTAGAGGGAGATTGGGGAATGCATATACTAATCAAGGCACCCGAAAAGCGAATTAGTGGTTTTACTTGGCATATTTTTTCTGCGGTAATGGATTTTTTGTTCCAAAAAGATACCTGTCAACGAATTATTGTAGAGCCTGATGTTGAGAATGACAAAATTCATGTGCTCAACAAACGGGCTGGTTTCGAATATCAAAAACAGGTTAGTTTACCTGATAAAACCGCTTTTTTGGCTTTTTGTACGTATGAACAATATTGCCAAACTAAATATGCCACCCTTTAG
- a CDS encoding IucA/IucC family protein codes for MNTTNDKALLPQEAIAHIQPQIWEQVNRLLIKKSITEFAHEHLIEPELEGTEKGWSNYLLHVPKNDIYYRFKAKKMELNHLYIQLDSIAKFQKEEKLNLDALLFIKEFSAVLGLEKERLAVYLEEITSTLYGSAYKHLKGNPLSKELVNADFQTIEQTMMEGHPGFVANNGRIGFDSGDYRAYAPEVGHSFPLLWLAGHKDRTVYAGTKELEYHQLIRHELDQETIDGFCEILQNKGLNVEDYYFIPAHPWQWFNKLSNIFAPEIAQEKLICLGYGKDEYYAQQSIRTLFNSSNPQKFYTKTALSILNMGFMRGLPIYYLGTAPQMAVWLEDLLMKDKYILETGFEMLGEIASVSYVNPYYGDLGPQNDYNRMLASLWRESPVSKIKEGQQLMTMAALLHVDQNGVAFLPELIKASGLTTDNWLRNYLKSYLSPLLHCFYQYDLVFMPHGENLILVLEDHIPFKAFLKDITEEAVILNPDVVLPEGLERMYAPIEEEVKLLSIFIDVFDGFFRYLAHILLEHANYNEANFWKLVAENILDYQARFPELNAKFEQYDLFAPDFQLSCLNRLQLNNNKRMVDLYDPTTMLQLIGRLENPIAKYRLTPKTSPEKSYTTA; via the coding sequence ATGAATACAACTAACGACAAGGCATTATTGCCACAAGAAGCAATTGCTCATATTCAACCCCAAATATGGGAGCAGGTTAATCGTTTATTAATCAAAAAATCGATTACGGAATTTGCACACGAACACTTAATAGAACCCGAATTAGAAGGAACCGAAAAAGGGTGGAGTAACTACCTGCTACACGTCCCTAAAAATGACATTTATTATAGGTTTAAGGCAAAAAAAATGGAGTTGAATCATCTGTATATTCAATTGGATTCCATTGCCAAATTCCAAAAGGAAGAGAAATTGAACTTGGATGCACTTTTATTTATCAAAGAATTTAGTGCAGTGTTAGGCTTAGAAAAAGAAAGATTGGCGGTGTACTTGGAAGAAATAACCAGTACCTTATATGGAAGTGCCTATAAACATCTAAAAGGGAACCCTTTGTCCAAAGAACTTGTTAATGCGGATTTTCAAACGATAGAACAAACAATGATGGAGGGGCATCCAGGTTTTGTGGCGAACAATGGTAGAATTGGTTTTGATAGTGGCGATTATAGAGCCTATGCTCCCGAAGTTGGCCATTCTTTCCCCTTACTTTGGTTGGCGGGACACAAAGACAGAACTGTTTATGCAGGAACGAAAGAGTTGGAGTATCATCAACTAATTCGCCACGAATTGGATCAAGAAACAATTGATGGCTTTTGTGAAATTCTTCAAAATAAAGGCTTAAATGTAGAAGATTATTATTTCATTCCTGCGCATCCTTGGCAGTGGTTCAACAAATTATCTAATATTTTTGCACCAGAAATTGCACAAGAAAAGCTGATTTGTTTGGGCTATGGAAAGGATGAATATTATGCTCAACAGTCAATTCGAACCCTTTTTAACAGCAGTAACCCACAGAAGTTTTATACCAAAACAGCGTTGTCTATCCTAAACATGGGATTTATGAGAGGCTTGCCTATTTATTACTTAGGAACGGCTCCCCAAATGGCTGTTTGGCTGGAGGACTTGTTGATGAAAGACAAATACATTTTGGAAACGGGATTTGAAATGCTAGGAGAAATTGCTTCTGTTAGTTATGTCAATCCTTATTATGGAGATTTGGGACCACAAAACGATTACAATAGAATGCTGGCTTCGTTGTGGCGAGAAAGCCCTGTTAGCAAGATTAAGGAAGGGCAACAATTAATGACCATGGCAGCATTATTACATGTGGATCAGAATGGAGTTGCTTTTTTGCCTGAATTGATAAAAGCGTCAGGATTAACAACGGATAATTGGTTGAGGAACTATTTAAAATCGTATTTAAGTCCTCTTTTGCATTGTTTTTATCAGTACGATCTTGTTTTTATGCCTCATGGAGAGAACTTAATTTTGGTTTTAGAAGATCATATTCCATTCAAGGCATTTTTGAAAGATATTACAGAAGAAGCTGTTATTTTAAATCCTGATGTTGTGTTGCCTGAGGGCTTGGAACGAATGTATGCCCCAATAGAAGAAGAGGTGAAATTGCTTTCTATTTTTATTGATGTTTTTGATGGCTTTTTCCGCTACTTAGCCCATATTTTATTGGAACATGCTAATTATAATGAGGCCAATTTCTGGAAATTAGTAGCAGAAAATATTTTGGACTACCAAGCTAGGTTTCCTGAATTAAACGCCAAGTTTGAACAATATGATTTGTTTGCTCCCGATTTTCAGTTGTCCTGTTTGAATCGTCTACAATTGAACAACAATAAGCGAATGGTTGATTTATACGATCCTACTACGATGTTACAATTGATAGGGCGTTTGGAAAATCCTATTGCTAAATACCGATTGACTCCCAAAACTTCACCAGAAAAAAGCTATACCACAGCATGA
- a CDS encoding MFS transporter: MNLRSFLILMTLVAVLSDYLLHPFYPQFFELRFGVTDPKMVGYYFAAICFMVMIAFPFWAYLSQKIPTLKILVVTQTIAGMLALYCFETSSYLNFWIASLVMILFKGSYLLIYPFILKIVKKEEHTDTIGLLSVIVHLGGIIGAVIGGLAVDLLDPRYIFLIMALGDFVQMLMSVYLLNNKQFASADIANQETKRATAPTNNSFILKVGLLTLVLYFGDFLIRPFFSSYWELISVYDSKLVSGTMYAIPGFVALIGLFINKRRTVKNLYQGILSALFLGIIGLWLQASSVDGILVLGRVIYGWAIFQAMVRFDVLLFEKSHPDSYAMDYSKIHFFQNLGVLLASLFVGIIVDAEGLQMPFIIALGCFVLTLILYVVVFYAQIKIKEQLAKS, encoded by the coding sequence ATGAATTTAAGATCTTTTTTAATCTTAATGACTTTAGTTGCTGTCTTAAGTGACTATTTATTGCATCCTTTTTATCCTCAATTTTTTGAATTGAGATTTGGGGTTACCGACCCTAAAATGGTGGGTTATTATTTTGCAGCAATTTGTTTTATGGTAATGATCGCTTTTCCCTTTTGGGCTTATCTTTCTCAAAAAATACCAACACTAAAAATATTGGTTGTAACGCAGACCATTGCAGGAATGTTGGCCTTGTATTGTTTTGAAACAAGTTCTTATTTAAATTTTTGGATTGCCTCCTTAGTGATGATTCTTTTTAAGGGGAGCTATTTATTGATTTATCCTTTTATCCTAAAAATAGTTAAGAAGGAAGAACATACCGATACGATAGGCTTATTATCGGTCATTGTTCATTTGGGAGGAATTATTGGAGCCGTAATAGGAGGATTAGCAGTTGATTTATTAGACCCTAGGTATATCTTTTTGATTATGGCATTGGGCGATTTTGTTCAGATGTTAATGAGTGTCTATCTACTCAATAACAAGCAATTCGCTTCAGCAGATATTGCCAATCAAGAGACAAAAAGGGCTACAGCACCTACCAACAATAGCTTTATTCTAAAAGTAGGCTTGTTAACGCTCGTACTCTATTTTGGAGATTTTTTAATTCGACCGTTTTTTTCATCGTATTGGGAGTTGATCTCTGTTTATGACAGCAAATTGGTGTCGGGAACCATGTATGCCATTCCTGGGTTTGTCGCCTTGATTGGTTTGTTTATCAACAAAAGAAGAACGGTAAAAAATCTATACCAAGGAATTTTGTCTGCCTTATTTTTAGGGATAATTGGTTTGTGGTTACAGGCTTCTTCTGTAGATGGGATTCTAGTCTTAGGAAGGGTTATTTATGGATGGGCAATTTTTCAGGCTATGGTTCGCTTTGATGTTTTATTGTTCGAAAAAAGCCACCCAGATTCCTATGCTATGGATTATAGCAAGATTCATTTTTTCCAAAATTTAGGAGTCCTATTGGCTTCTTTGTTTGTCGGAATTATAGTAGATGCTGAGGGCTTACAAATGCCATTTATAATCGCTTTGGGCTGTTTTGTTCTCACACTAATTTTGTATGTGGTTGTTTTTTATGCACAAATAAAAATCAAAGAACAACTTGCTAAATCTTGA